A genomic stretch from Sporocytophaga myxococcoides DSM 11118 includes:
- a CDS encoding VanZ family protein: MNKKFTIVFTWTWVLIILVLYLMSGKAIPQFSFSSLFQIDKLVHFTLFFVLSWLLVKSFNIQTSYPALKINTIRKAFLISFLYGFTLECLQYFVPDRNFDLLDIVANTAGTFFPLIFIKKKSSAEKV, encoded by the coding sequence ATGAATAAAAAATTTACAATTGTCTTTACCTGGACATGGGTGCTTATAATTTTAGTACTCTACCTCATGTCAGGTAAAGCAATTCCCCAGTTTTCATTTTCCAGCCTTTTCCAAATTGACAAGCTGGTTCATTTTACCTTATTTTTTGTTTTGAGCTGGCTGTTGGTGAAAAGCTTTAACATACAGACCTCCTATCCGGCCTTAAAAATTAATACAATAAGAAAGGCATTCTTAATTAGTTTCCTTTATGGTTTTACCTTGGAATGCCTCCAATATTTTGTCCCTGATAGAAATTTTGATCTTCTTGATATTGTAGCAAACACTGCTGGTACTTTTTTTCCACTTATTTTTATCAAGAAAAAATCTTCCGCTGAAAAAGTTTAG
- a CDS encoding YicC/YloC family endoribonuclease — MMTLRSMTGFGMVKSDAENLEIKVEIKSLNSKFLDLGLRLPKEYQDKEMEIRNMVSNTLERGKISISMDVQTKVDSKPRVSINKELVKKYYEDLVETAAFVGTKETDLFKIALTMPKAVNQDLDNEDNSKEWEVIASVISKAIDQCDKFRLAEGAALGEKLKSYIMRIKELLERVSEFDPQRIQMIRERIKAHFVEFGNEQMDKNRFEQELIYYIEKLDITEEKVRLNNHLDFFLENMKVDKSGKKLGFISQEIGREINTIGSKANDANIQKLVVEMKEELEKIKEQSLNIL, encoded by the coding sequence ATGATGACACTTAGGTCAATGACCGGCTTTGGAATGGTAAAGTCGGATGCTGAAAATCTTGAAATTAAAGTGGAAATTAAATCTTTGAATTCCAAATTTTTGGATTTGGGACTTAGGCTTCCAAAAGAATATCAGGATAAAGAAATGGAAATCCGAAATATGGTGAGCAATACACTTGAAAGGGGAAAGATCAGCATTTCTATGGATGTGCAGACAAAAGTTGACTCCAAGCCAAGAGTTTCCATAAATAAAGAGCTTGTTAAAAAATATTATGAGGATTTAGTAGAAACGGCTGCTTTTGTAGGAACCAAAGAAACTGATCTTTTCAAAATTGCTTTAACAATGCCCAAAGCAGTGAATCAGGATTTGGATAATGAAGATAATTCTAAAGAGTGGGAAGTGATAGCTTCCGTTATTAGCAAAGCCATTGATCAATGTGATAAATTCCGATTGGCAGAGGGAGCTGCATTGGGTGAAAAATTAAAAAGCTATATCATGCGGATTAAAGAATTACTTGAGCGAGTATCAGAATTCGATCCTCAGAGAATTCAGATGATACGCGAAAGGATTAAAGCGCATTTTGTAGAGTTTGGCAATGAACAAATGGACAAAAACAGATTTGAGCAAGAGCTGATTTATTATATTGAGAAACTTGACATCACTGAAGAGAAAGTCAGACTGAACAATCACCTTGATTTTTTCCTGGAAAATATGAAAGTAGATAAGAGCGGGAAGAAACTTGGCTTTATAAGTCAGGAGATAGGCAGGGAAATAAACACAATTGGCTCCAAAGCCAATGATGCAAATATTCAGAAGTTAGTAGTGGAAATGAAGGAAGAGCTGGAGAAAATTAAGGAACAATCCCTTAATATCCTTTAA
- the gcvH gene encoding glycine cleavage system protein GcvH, whose protein sequence is MNFPEELKYTQEHEWIKIEGNTAIVGITDFAQNELGDIVYFDIDSVGETVNAGEVFGTVEAVKTVSDLFMPVTSEIVEFNKNLESSPELVNSDPYGKGWVIKINIKNPDQLSGLLDAAAYKKLIGV, encoded by the coding sequence ATGAATTTTCCGGAAGAATTAAAGTATACACAAGAACACGAGTGGATCAAAATAGAAGGCAATACTGCTATAGTTGGTATCACAGACTTTGCTCAGAATGAATTGGGAGATATTGTTTATTTCGATATTGATTCTGTGGGTGAAACAGTAAATGCAGGTGAAGTTTTCGGAACAGTAGAAGCTGTAAAAACCGTTTCAGATCTTTTCATGCCAGTTACATCTGAAATCGTTGAGTTTAACAAAAATCTGGAGTCAAGTCCTGAGCTTGTAAACAGCGACCCTTACGGAAAAGGATGGGTTATTAAAATCAATATTAAAAACCCAGATCAACTAAGCGGATTATTAGATGCCGCAGCATATAAAAAGTTGATTGGAGTTTAA
- a CDS encoding M28 family metallopeptidase, with amino-acid sequence MTKNLAFFLAIAALTAHNCFSQDIPRVRYYLDTLCSPSMYGRGANFDGAKTAANFIKTEFQKSGLKAIRDNYFQTFQYDVNCFEGRISLQADKKKLVTGKDYIANCISKGGHGNVKALYLDTMVFYNDNALKSFLSAKTKNKAVIYDVKFYNKLIEKSEILDKIHEGKCIIELHDKKLTASLSQKQFSNPFFQVAKSAFPDSVKKVKFQLDATLKKNYSSQNVIGFVEGTSKSDSVIIISAHYDHLGTMGKKVYFPGANDNASGVSMLLELVKYYSQKENTPKFTIVFMAFGAEEIGLIGSRFFTENPLFPLNKIKFMINLDLLGTGDDGMTVVNATLHPEEYNKLMEINETLKLLPAIKRRGPAANSDHFFFSEKGVPAFFFYTLGGISAYHDVMDRPETLPLTRFKEVFSLITNFVKKI; translated from the coding sequence ATGACAAAGAATTTGGCATTCTTTCTGGCTATTGCTGCTCTTACCGCCCATAACTGTTTTTCTCAGGATATCCCCAGAGTCAGATATTATCTTGATACTCTATGTAGTCCATCTATGTATGGCAGGGGAGCAAATTTCGATGGAGCCAAAACTGCAGCCAATTTTATTAAAACAGAATTTCAAAAGTCAGGACTTAAAGCAATCCGAGATAATTATTTCCAAACCTTCCAATATGATGTCAATTGCTTTGAAGGGCGAATTTCATTGCAGGCAGATAAGAAAAAATTAGTTACAGGAAAAGATTATATCGCCAATTGTATTTCAAAAGGGGGGCATGGAAATGTGAAGGCATTATATCTTGACACAATGGTGTTTTATAATGACAATGCACTAAAGTCCTTTTTATCAGCGAAAACCAAAAACAAAGCGGTTATCTACGATGTTAAATTTTATAATAAACTGATAGAAAAATCTGAAATTCTGGATAAGATACATGAAGGGAAATGTATTATAGAACTCCATGATAAAAAACTTACAGCTTCATTATCTCAGAAACAATTCAGTAATCCATTTTTTCAGGTAGCCAAGAGTGCATTTCCAGATAGTGTTAAAAAAGTCAAATTTCAGTTAGACGCTACTTTGAAGAAAAACTACAGTTCACAAAACGTAATCGGATTTGTAGAAGGTACAAGTAAATCCGATTCTGTTATTATTATTTCTGCTCATTACGATCATTTAGGTACAATGGGCAAAAAAGTATACTTTCCCGGAGCGAATGACAATGCAAGCGGAGTTTCAATGCTACTGGAATTGGTAAAATACTATTCTCAAAAAGAGAATACACCCAAATTTACAATAGTATTTATGGCTTTCGGAGCAGAGGAAATTGGTCTGATAGGGTCAAGATTTTTCACCGAAAACCCTTTGTTTCCATTGAATAAGATAAAATTTATGATCAATTTAGACTTACTCGGAACAGGGGATGACGGTATGACGGTGGTAAATGCCACACTTCACCCGGAAGAATACAATAAATTAATGGAAATAAACGAAACCCTGAAGCTACTTCCTGCGATAAAAAGAAGAGGTCCGGCAGCAAACTCCGATCATTTCTTTTTCTCAGAAAAGGGAGTACCAGCTTTCTTCTTTTATACCCTTGGTGGCATAAGTGCATACCATGATGTAATGGACAGACCGGAAACTTTACCTCTTACAAGATTTAAAGAGGTCTTCAGTCTAATTACAAACTTTGTAAAGAAAATTTAA